Proteins encoded in a region of the Paenibacillus sp. W2I17 genome:
- the fliR gene encoding flagellar biosynthetic protein FliR produces METLLQSFPVALLMFCRITSFFVTAPVFSARNVPASVKIGISAFVTLSVYLIYGIDQTVPTDLSYVLLIIREILIGLLLGFVAYLLMTAVQTAGTFIDLQIGFGMANVYDPMTGASAPLTGNLKYAFAMLLFLTMNGHHYLLDAIVYSYRWVPLSNVFFLRLADGSIAEFLIQTLGQSFMLAFQMSAPIVVALFLTDVGLGFLAKTAPQFNVFAVGLPLKLLVGLAILLLLVPSFSFVFSQLFEAIFRSMEKLLGTIGQRPG; encoded by the coding sequence ATGGAGACATTGTTGCAAAGTTTCCCTGTCGCTCTGCTTATGTTTTGTCGAATCACATCATTTTTTGTAACTGCGCCTGTTTTTTCGGCTCGAAATGTGCCGGCTTCAGTTAAAATTGGTATCTCTGCATTTGTCACATTGTCTGTCTATCTGATTTACGGAATAGACCAGACCGTACCCACAGACCTGAGTTATGTCTTATTGATCATCAGAGAGATTCTAATTGGCCTGCTTTTAGGTTTTGTGGCTTATCTGTTGATGACGGCAGTTCAGACTGCGGGGACCTTTATTGATCTACAGATCGGTTTTGGTATGGCCAATGTATACGATCCAATGACAGGTGCTTCAGCTCCACTTACGGGTAACTTGAAGTATGCATTTGCTATGCTTCTGTTTCTGACGATGAATGGACACCATTATTTGCTGGATGCGATAGTTTACAGTTACCGGTGGGTACCATTATCTAATGTGTTTTTCCTACGGTTGGCAGATGGAAGTATTGCTGAATTTTTGATTCAGACCTTAGGTCAATCATTTATGTTGGCTTTTCAGATGTCGGCTCCGATTGTAGTTGCGTTGTTTTTGACGGATGTTGGATTGGGTTTTTTGGCCAAAACTGCTCCTCAATTTAATGTATTTGCAGTTGGGTTGCCGCTTAAGTTACTCGTTGGTCTTGCTATTTTGCTTTTGCTGGTTCCCAGTTTCTCCTTTGTATTTAGTCAATTGTTCGAAGCGATATTCAGATCGATGGAAAAATTGCTTGGAACCATTGGACAAAGGCCCGGCTGA
- the fliQ gene encoding flagellar biosynthesis protein FliQ, which produces MTSEFIIGLAGKAVYTSLLASAPMLILALVIGLAISIFQATTQIQEQTLAFVPKIVAVLLAVLLFGPWILNILVDFTFNILDNLYRYIG; this is translated from the coding sequence ATGACTTCGGAATTTATTATCGGTCTGGCCGGGAAAGCGGTATACACGTCATTGCTGGCCAGCGCACCTATGCTTATACTAGCTCTGGTTATAGGACTTGCAATCAGTATTTTTCAAGCGACAACTCAAATTCAGGAACAAACATTAGCTTTTGTACCCAAGATTGTTGCCGTACTTCTGGCAGTACTTTTGTTTGGACCTTGGATCTTAAATATCTTGGTGGATTTTACGTTTAACATTCTCGATAATCTATACAGATACATAGGGTAG
- the fliP gene encoding flagellar type III secretion system pore protein FliP (The bacterial flagellar biogenesis protein FliP forms a type III secretion system (T3SS)-type pore required for flagellar assembly.), which yields MKKKIWLACCLLGLISLASVTVAFAEPIPNIDIQIGNGDGGTPSTSSLSIILLITVLSIAPAMLVLMTSFTRIVIVLGFIRTSLGTQQMPPNQVLVGLALFLTLFIMSPTLSSINQVALQPYLQGELTQTEALEKAADPMKKFMFSHTREKDLLLFMKYNQTEQPKTYQDIPITVMVPAYVISELKTAFQMGFMIFIPFLVIDIVVASTLMAMGMMMLPPVMISLPFKILLFVLVDGWYLVVKSLLLSFNT from the coding sequence ATGAAGAAAAAGATTTGGTTAGCGTGTTGTTTATTAGGACTTATCAGTCTGGCATCTGTAACGGTTGCCTTTGCCGAACCCATTCCGAATATTGATATTCAGATTGGAAACGGTGATGGAGGGACACCAAGCACGAGTTCACTGTCCATCATTCTGTTAATTACGGTGCTTAGTATTGCTCCAGCAATGCTTGTACTGATGACCAGTTTTACTCGGATTGTGATTGTGCTCGGTTTTATACGTACATCTTTGGGTACACAACAAATGCCACCCAATCAGGTGCTGGTCGGTTTGGCGCTATTTCTGACACTTTTCATTATGTCGCCGACGTTGTCTTCCATAAATCAGGTAGCGCTTCAGCCCTATCTCCAGGGAGAGCTTACGCAAACCGAGGCACTTGAAAAAGCAGCGGATCCCATGAAGAAATTTATGTTTAGTCACACCAGAGAAAAAGATCTGTTACTGTTTATGAAGTACAATCAGACTGAACAACCAAAGACCTATCAGGATATCCCAATTACTGTTATGGTGCCGGCATATGTAATCAGTGAGTTGAAGACAGCATTCCAGATGGGGTTTATGATTTTTATTCCGTTTCTGGTTATAGACATTGTTGTCGCGAGTACACTCATGGCAATGGGGATGATGATGCTTCCGCCGGTCATGATCTCATTACCTTTCAAAATACTGCTCTTTGTCCTTGTGGATGGGTGGTACCTGGTTGTCAAGTCACTGTTACTGAGTTTTAACACTTGA
- a CDS encoding flagellar biosynthetic protein FliO — MAQGDIPGGAGVGSNYYLQLVWVIVVLAVILALIVYLIRFLNKRNQQMFRHGTIRTLGGVGLGQNKSLQIMEIGGCVYLLGVGEDIQLIDKVSDLEEAQRIIDSFERDAAAQQGNLSPLIAKLTKRFRREEPPREMELEDTTSFHEMFESKLRQMPNRKEKMEKLLDKDNTTDRSRDS, encoded by the coding sequence ATGGCTCAGGGTGATATTCCAGGAGGAGCTGGCGTGGGAAGTAATTATTATTTACAGCTTGTATGGGTGATTGTTGTCCTGGCCGTCATCCTGGCCCTTATTGTTTATCTGATCCGTTTTCTAAACAAAAGGAATCAGCAAATGTTCCGGCACGGCACAATTCGTACCCTGGGCGGGGTTGGACTGGGGCAAAACAAGTCGTTGCAAATTATGGAAATTGGTGGATGTGTATATCTGCTTGGTGTAGGTGAAGACATCCAGTTGATAGACAAGGTTTCGGATCTGGAAGAGGCCCAAAGAATCATTGATTCCTTCGAACGAGATGCGGCTGCACAACAAGGAAATCTCTCACCTCTCATTGCCAAGCTCACAAAACGTTTCCGTAGAGAAGAACCGCCGCGGGAAATGGAACTAGAGGACACAACTTCTTTTCACGAAATGTTTGAATCCAAACTTCGGCAGATGCCTAACCGTAAAGAGAAGATGGAAAAGCTCCTGGATAAAGACAATACTACAGATCGGTCGAGGGATTCATGA
- a CDS encoding response regulator, protein MANRILVVDDAAFMRMMIRDILSKNGYEVVGEAQDGSQAIEKFKELRPDLITMDITMPEMDGIAALKEIKKIDANAKVIMCSAMGQQAMVIDAIQAGAKDFIVKPFQSDRVIEAISKTLGV, encoded by the coding sequence ATGGCAAACCGAATTTTAGTCGTAGACGACGCTGCATTTATGAGAATGATGATCCGGGACATTTTGTCCAAAAATGGATATGAGGTTGTTGGTGAGGCACAGGATGGCTCACAAGCAATTGAGAAATTTAAAGAGCTTCGTCCGGATCTGATCACAATGGATATCACGATGCCTGAGATGGATGGCATTGCAGCTTTGAAAGAAATCAAAAAGATTGATGCTAACGCTAAAGTAATTATGTGCTCCGCGATGGGTCAACAAGCGATGGTAATCGACGCTATTCAAGCAGGTGCTAAAGACTTTATCGTTAAACCGTTTCAATCTGACCGGGTTATCGAAGCTATCAGCAAGACACTGGGCGTTTAA
- the fliY gene encoding flagellar motor switch phosphatase FliY — protein MTSKDYLSQEEIDALLRQSESINSSEPAEKTVDDFLTELEQDALGEIGNITFGSAATALSTLLGLKVDITTPKVSIISRTQFEEAFPKPHVAVHVNYVDGFEGINSLVIKKRDAQVIADLMLGGEGNPVDEELNEIHISAVQEAMNQMMGSSATSMSTIFNRFVNISPPGIDILNLESGEGVSNLPADETLIQVSFRLLIGDLIDSNLMQLLPVHFAKSMVDMLIGGAQESTASAPVASTPEPAPAAVPATPSPVAEQPPVQHQQAPQAPQQPAQDYNGYGQAPMGMPQGMPPQQPYGMPPQQPYGAPQHYGGMPNRNVNVQPVQFANLQNGAYGQVDENNLNLLMDIPLKVTVELGRTQKQIKDILELSQGSIVELDKLAGEPVDILVNNKLIAKGEVVVIDENFGVRVIDIVSQWDRIQKLQ, from the coding sequence TTGACGAGTAAGGATTATTTATCCCAAGAAGAAATCGATGCTTTGCTCAGGCAATCGGAATCGATAAACAGCTCGGAACCCGCTGAAAAGACGGTTGATGATTTTTTGACCGAGCTGGAGCAGGATGCCTTGGGGGAGATTGGTAACATTACATTTGGTAGCGCGGCAACAGCCTTATCCACGCTATTAGGCCTCAAAGTAGATATTACAACACCTAAAGTTTCTATCATTAGTCGAACGCAGTTTGAAGAAGCTTTTCCTAAGCCACATGTTGCCGTTCATGTGAATTACGTGGATGGATTCGAAGGCATTAACTCGCTTGTTATCAAGAAGAGAGATGCTCAAGTCATCGCTGATTTGATGCTGGGTGGCGAAGGAAATCCGGTCGATGAAGAACTGAATGAAATCCATATTAGTGCAGTACAGGAAGCGATGAACCAGATGATGGGTTCCTCTGCAACCTCAATGTCCACGATTTTTAATCGTTTTGTGAATATTTCCCCTCCGGGAATCGATATTCTCAATCTGGAGAGTGGAGAGGGTGTAAGTAATCTTCCAGCAGATGAGACCCTTATCCAAGTTTCATTTCGTTTGTTAATCGGGGATCTGATCGATTCCAATCTGATGCAGTTGCTTCCAGTACATTTTGCTAAAAGCATGGTAGATATGTTAATTGGAGGCGCTCAGGAGTCAACTGCCAGCGCACCAGTGGCATCAACACCTGAACCTGCGCCAGCAGCTGTACCAGCAACGCCATCACCGGTTGCGGAGCAGCCGCCCGTTCAACACCAACAGGCTCCACAGGCTCCACAACAGCCTGCTCAGGACTATAACGGATATGGACAGGCCCCGATGGGTATGCCTCAAGGAATGCCGCCACAGCAGCCGTATGGCATGCCACCGCAGCAACCTTATGGTGCACCTCAACATTACGGTGGAATGCCAAATAGGAATGTTAACGTACAGCCAGTTCAATTCGCCAATTTGCAAAATGGGGCGTATGGTCAGGTAGACGAAAACAATTTGAATTTATTGATGGACATTCCCCTTAAAGTCACCGTAGAATTAGGAAGGACCCAGAAGCAAATTAAAGATATTTTGGAACTGTCACAGGGTTCGATTGTCGAACTGGATAAGTTAGCCGGGGAACCTGTCGATATTTTGGTGAATAACAAACTGATCGCCAAGGGAGAAGTTGTCGTTATTGACGAAAACTTTGGTGTTCGTGTTATAGATATCGTTAGCCAATGGGACCGAATTCAGAAATTACAATAA